The Rhodoferax sediminis genome has a segment encoding these proteins:
- a CDS encoding N-acetylmuramoyl-L-alanine amidase: MTREHSAAPAEAGVGAEPFSRRSLLKSGTLVLLLGTQQIARGATIVAVRVWPAPEYTRVTIESDGPLQARQIFVPNPPRLAVDIDGIDLNPELRQLVGKVTSNDPFISGVRVGQYAPGVVRLVLDLKQATLPQVFTLAPVAAYQYRLVFDLYPTRTADPLEALIAERLKDQQQSAGAAQAASAATDPLGELMANQMHKPAAAPRVADATTSIAKSPDSARTTAQKDANNGAAAPVLSGRTDRLIIVAIDPGHGGEDPGATGPAGTHEKDVVLKIAHLVRDRINATSINGNPMRAFLTRDADFFVPLQVRVQKARRVQADLFVSIHADAFLTPQARGASVFALSQGGASSTAAKWMADKENKADLIGGLNVRAKDVQVQRALFDMSTTAQINDSLKLGSALLGEIGDVGKLHKGRVEQASFAVLKAPDIPSVLVETAFISNPEEEAKLNSDAYQEKMADAIMRGIQRYFAKNPPLARNRAL, translated from the coding sequence ATGACGCGCGAACACAGCGCAGCACCTGCAGAGGCAGGCGTCGGGGCCGAGCCCTTCAGTCGCCGCAGCCTGCTCAAATCCGGCACGCTGGTGCTGCTGTTGGGGACGCAGCAAATTGCGCGCGGCGCCACCATCGTGGCGGTGCGGGTCTGGCCCGCGCCCGAGTACACACGCGTCACCATCGAATCCGACGGGCCGCTGCAGGCCAGGCAGATTTTTGTGCCGAACCCGCCGCGGCTCGCAGTGGACATCGACGGCATCGACCTCAACCCCGAACTGCGCCAGCTGGTGGGCAAGGTCACCTCGAACGACCCCTTCATCAGCGGCGTGCGCGTCGGGCAATACGCGCCGGGCGTGGTGCGGCTGGTGCTGGACCTCAAACAGGCCACGCTGCCGCAGGTGTTCACGCTGGCGCCGGTGGCCGCCTACCAGTACCGGCTGGTGTTCGACCTGTATCCCACGCGCACGGCCGACCCGCTCGAAGCCCTGATTGCCGAGCGGCTCAAGGACCAGCAGCAAAGCGCGGGCGCCGCGCAAGCCGCCAGTGCAGCCACCGACCCGCTGGGCGAGCTGATGGCCAACCAGATGCACAAACCCGCCGCCGCACCGCGCGTTGCGGACGCTACAACTTCAATAGCAAAATCACCAGACTCCGCAAGGACAACGGCTCAAAAAGACGCAAACAATGGGGCCGCCGCACCGGTCTTGAGCGGCAGAACCGACCGGCTCATCATCGTCGCGATCGACCCCGGCCATGGCGGCGAAGACCCCGGTGCGACCGGGCCCGCCGGCACGCACGAGAAAGACGTGGTGTTGAAAATTGCGCACCTGGTGCGCGACCGCATCAACGCCACCAGCATCAACGGCAACCCGATGCGCGCCTTCCTGACGCGCGACGCCGACTTCTTCGTGCCGCTGCAGGTGCGCGTACAAAAGGCCCGGCGCGTGCAGGCCGATCTGTTCGTCAGCATCCACGCCGACGCGTTTTTGACGCCGCAGGCGCGCGGCGCCAGCGTGTTCGCGCTGAGCCAGGGCGGCGCCTCGAGCACGGCCGCGAAGTGGATGGCCGACAAGGAAAACAAGGCCGACCTGATTGGCGGCCTGAACGTGCGCGCCAAGGACGTGCAGGTGCAGCGCGCCCTGTTCGACATGAGCACCACCGCGCAGATCAACGACAGCCTCAAATTAGGCAGCGCGCTGCTCGGCGAGATCGGTGACGTGGGCAAGCTGCACAAGGGCCGCGTGGAGCAGGCCAGCTTTGCCGTGCTGAAGGCGCCCGACATTCCCAGCGTGCTGGTCGAGACCGCCTTCATCAGCAATCCCGAGGAAGAAGCCAAACTCAACAGCGACGCCTACCAGGAGAAGATGGCCGACGCCATCATGCGCGGCATCCAGCGCTATTTTGCGAAAAATCCGCCGCTGGCGCGCAACCGCGCGCTGTGA
- the tsaE gene encoding tRNA (adenosine(37)-N6)-threonylcarbamoyltransferase complex ATPase subunit type 1 TsaE, with protein sequence MIVESTPDPVVVQAIVWQTEADTRAFARRLAAHPALRNAFIELHGELGAGKTTFVRHLLHALGVHGRIKSPTYAVVEPHEVADLHIWHFDFYRFDDPREWEDAGFRDIFASPGLKLAEWPEKATQYIPRADLAIKIEAMLDESRQVSLSAQTPLGRELLA encoded by the coding sequence ATGATTGTAGAAAGCACGCCCGACCCTGTCGTGGTGCAGGCCATCGTCTGGCAGACCGAGGCCGACACGCGCGCGTTTGCGCGCCGGCTGGCCGCACACCCGGCGCTGCGCAATGCGTTCATCGAGCTGCACGGCGAGCTCGGCGCCGGCAAGACCACCTTCGTGCGGCACCTGCTGCACGCGCTGGGCGTGCATGGGCGCATCAAGAGCCCGACCTATGCGGTGGTCGAGCCGCACGAGGTCGCGGACTTGCACATCTGGCACTTTGATTTCTACCGCTTCGACGACCCGCGCGAGTGGGAAGACGCGGGCTTTCGCGACATCTTTGCCAGCCCCGGATTGAAGCTCGCCGAATGGCCCGAAAAAGCAACACAGTACATCCCGCGCGCCGACCTCGCTATTAAAATTGAAGCCATGTTGGATGAGTCACGTCAAGTGAGCCTGAGCGCCCAAACGCCGCTGGGGCGGGAACTGCTGGCATGA